In the genome of Leptospira koniambonensis, one region contains:
- a CDS encoding Cof-type HAD-IIB family hydrolase, translating into MDLDGTLLDSRASISSLNHYVLQSALDQGIGLIIATGRRFSSALPYAQEFRGNVTVVANNGQVLRNSPNGERISETYISEKATFAVLSLGKKKGHSPLLHVDRFEEGIDILIESPITDEKYHNYSGGDIARTKLVGDLLDHSSDRALVVCYLSLIKEELIELEKELLSLPESSEYRTVITKIPGVSYCLEVLEKGVSKWTAIQSYLKISGLDKAGVISFGDELNDREMLFSSGYGFAMKNAVPVLKEGASYITKYSNNEDGIAMTLLELSVLSFR; encoded by the coding sequence ATGGATCTGGATGGAACACTTCTGGATTCGAGGGCTTCTATTTCTAGTTTGAATCATTATGTTTTGCAATCCGCGTTGGACCAAGGAATTGGGTTGATTATCGCTACGGGAAGAAGGTTCTCTTCTGCTCTTCCATATGCTCAGGAGTTCCGAGGAAATGTAACTGTGGTGGCCAATAATGGGCAGGTGCTCCGAAACTCTCCCAATGGAGAAAGAATTTCGGAAACGTATATTTCTGAAAAAGCGACATTTGCGGTTTTATCTTTGGGAAAGAAGAAGGGCCACTCTCCCCTTTTACATGTGGACCGCTTTGAAGAAGGAATCGATATTTTAATCGAGTCTCCGATCACGGATGAAAAATATCATAATTATTCAGGCGGAGATATTGCGAGGACCAAGTTGGTTGGCGATCTTCTGGATCATTCTTCTGATCGTGCGCTTGTAGTATGTTATCTTTCCTTAATAAAGGAAGAATTGATCGAATTAGAAAAGGAACTTCTGTCCTTGCCTGAGTCTTCTGAATACAGAACTGTAATTACTAAAATTCCAGGAGTTTCTTACTGTTTGGAAGTTTTGGAGAAAGGAGTCTCCAAGTGGACTGCAATCCAGTCATATTTAAAAATTTCAGGTCTGGACAAGGCCGGAGTGATTTCTTTCGGAGACGAATTGAATGATAGGGAAATGCTTTTTTCTTCCGGATATGGATTTGCGATGAAAAATGCAGTACCTGTTTTGAAAGAAGGCGCTTCTTATATTACTAAATATTCGAATAATGAAGATGGGATCGCGATGACTCTTTTGGAATTATCAGTGCTTTCGTTTAGATAA
- a CDS encoding hydroxymethylbilane synthase: MSDVLRIGSRKSSLAKLQTCLVQDQLYKLYPELELQLFFKEASGDQDLTTPLWKMGTRGVFTQDLTKELVQGNVDVVVHSFKDLDLEGHEGTEIIMVLPRADQRDVLLFKKSSYENPPKEIKIHSSSPRREYNLSAFLPNALPSRLQNLPISFHPVRGNVQTRLRKWKSDPEISGIVVAKAAIDRLLAENFSFSSNEEYSEVRKEIRSAISNELFMVLPLSKNPNAPAQGALAAEIRKGDEKTKKLLLPLSNPKEEAAVLEERKILSYFGGGCHQKIGVSVILGGPADFLFVRGKTDSGSELDAFDRWNGEELPVPSSLDLVFPKPRQGFRMKRSPIQASVPKEKFWFVSRADSLPKDWELPGPDTIYIVAGAKTWEKLASRDVWVNGSTDGLGEEDAKEIVSFCESNPDFIKLTHEESDIIEGVWRRFVTYKVDFDSEQPDLSGYSHFFWMSASQFNRAYKKNPEIGSRIHSCGTGATYKYIRKILGDSAKIFAFPNFESWERACKGETPDFLTTRGTI, from the coding sequence TTGTCCGACGTTTTAAGAATCGGTTCCCGAAAAAGTTCCCTCGCAAAATTACAGACCTGCCTCGTACAAGATCAATTGTATAAATTGTATCCTGAGTTGGAGCTCCAACTTTTTTTCAAGGAAGCGAGTGGTGACCAAGATCTAACTACCCCACTTTGGAAAATGGGAACTAGAGGTGTATTCACCCAAGACCTAACCAAAGAACTTGTCCAAGGAAATGTGGATGTAGTCGTTCATTCCTTCAAAGATTTGGATTTAGAAGGTCATGAAGGCACAGAAATTATTATGGTGCTTCCTCGCGCAGACCAAAGAGATGTTTTACTTTTTAAAAAATCTTCTTACGAGAATCCTCCTAAAGAAATTAAGATCCATTCTTCTAGCCCAAGAAGAGAATATAATCTTTCTGCATTTCTTCCGAATGCACTCCCCTCTCGCCTCCAAAATTTACCGATCAGTTTTCATCCTGTAAGAGGGAATGTGCAGACTAGGCTCCGTAAATGGAAGTCTGATCCGGAAATTTCGGGGATTGTAGTAGCAAAAGCTGCGATAGATCGACTTCTTGCAGAGAACTTTTCTTTTTCTTCTAACGAGGAGTATTCTGAAGTTAGAAAAGAAATTAGATCTGCGATCTCGAATGAACTATTTATGGTTCTGCCTTTATCTAAAAATCCGAATGCTCCTGCACAAGGTGCGCTCGCTGCAGAAATTCGAAAAGGTGACGAGAAGACTAAAAAACTTTTACTTCCGCTTTCAAATCCAAAAGAAGAAGCAGCAGTTCTGGAAGAGAGAAAAATTCTCTCTTATTTCGGCGGAGGTTGCCACCAAAAGATCGGAGTTTCTGTTATCTTAGGGGGTCCTGCGGATTTTCTGTTCGTTCGAGGCAAAACGGATTCAGGTTCTGAGTTGGATGCTTTTGATCGTTGGAATGGAGAAGAATTACCGGTTCCTTCTTCCTTGGATCTTGTGTTTCCGAAACCAAGACAGGGTTTTAGAATGAAACGTTCTCCTATACAAGCCTCTGTCCCAAAAGAAAAGTTTTGGTTCGTTTCTCGCGCAGATTCTTTGCCTAAGGACTGGGAATTGCCAGGACCTGATACGATTTATATAGTAGCAGGTGCAAAAACCTGGGAGAAATTAGCATCCAGAGATGTTTGGGTAAACGGTTCCACGGATGGTTTGGGCGAAGAAGACGCAAAAGAAATCGTTAGTTTTTGTGAGTCCAATCCTGACTTCATCAAACTCACTCATGAAGAAAGCGATATCATTGAAGGTGTATGGAGAAGGTTTGTAACTTATAAAGTGGATTTTGATTCAGAACAACCTGATCTTTCAGGGTATTCCCACTTTTTCTGGATGAGTGCTTCTCAATTTAATAGAGCCTACAAAAAAAATCCGGAAATAGGATCTCGCATTCATTCTTGCGGAACCG
- a CDS encoding glutamyl-tRNA reductase gives MWSTLQVFHSESSDRDLLALPDAFSWKTCMRTVLVSDSRIHPHPENLPAHWESKSGYEAYRLLLEIISGLKSKLFGETEVLAQFRQRFQELPDLAFGDYLAKLRDNLIEDCRTLRSGYLQNLGEQSYGGLADKYLSEAATPPKEIVLFGTGQLAEKILPWLSHSNRNTKIVGRNSNRLEFLSSVSGSSSHMMEDWSPNGEAWVIAAPMDCSAWMDKLVPGNLVLDFREEPLEESWPSDIVYISFTQMLSSLKETEERTRKVKEELKSVLDELLEERELEAHQFVFGWDDLPCPTF, from the coding sequence ATGTGGTCCACATTACAAGTTTTTCACTCTGAATCTTCCGACAGGGATTTACTAGCTCTGCCTGATGCGTTTTCTTGGAAGACTTGTATGCGCACTGTTCTTGTTTCAGATTCCAGGATCCATCCTCATCCGGAAAATCTTCCTGCTCATTGGGAAAGTAAATCCGGTTATGAAGCATATAGACTTCTTCTAGAAATTATCTCCGGTTTAAAATCTAAATTATTTGGAGAGACCGAAGTTCTCGCGCAGTTCAGACAAAGATTCCAAGAATTACCTGATCTTGCTTTCGGAGATTATTTGGCAAAACTTAGGGACAATTTGATTGAAGATTGCAGAACTCTTCGCTCAGGGTATTTGCAAAATTTAGGAGAACAATCTTACGGAGGTTTGGCGGATAAATATTTATCTGAAGCTGCAACTCCTCCTAAGGAGATCGTACTTTTTGGAACAGGCCAGCTTGCGGAAAAAATCCTTCCTTGGCTTTCTCATTCTAATAGAAATACTAAGATCGTAGGACGTAATTCGAATCGTTTGGAATTTTTATCTTCTGTTTCCGGTTCTTCTTCTCATATGATGGAAGACTGGTCTCCGAATGGAGAAGCTTGGGTCATCGCTGCACCTATGGACTGCTCCGCTTGGATGGATAAATTGGTTCCAGGAAATCTGGTTTTAGATTTTAGAGAAGAACCTTTGGAAGAATCTTGGCCCTCAGATATCGTATATATTTCCTTTACCCAGATGCTTTCTTCCTTGAAAGAAACAGAAGAAAGAACTAGAAAAGTAAAGGAAGAATTAAAATCCGTTTTAGACGAGCTTTTGGAAGAAAGAGAACTGGAAGCTCATCAATTTGTATTCGGTTGGGATGACCTACCTTGTCCGACGTTTTAA
- the metF gene encoding methylenetetrahydrofolate reductase [NAD(P)H] has product MKKILEIYKTAKTPVYSFEFFPPKTPEGETKLFEAVEELSKVAPGYITVTYGAGGSTRDKTIRITSELAKKFSLPAAAHFTCVGGNKDEIRVILKQIRESGIENLMALRGDPPKGEEAFKKVEGGFGYASELISFIKQEGFDFCMGAACYPEKHPEAASLESDVDNLKRKVDSGASYLVSQLFFKNSNFESFLNLIRQKGINVPVIPGIMPITSFTQIERFKAMAACEFPEKLVSDLEEVKDQPEEFYKRSVNFSVNQCRELVKMGAPGIHLYTLNQSPASLDIVRELKN; this is encoded by the coding sequence ATGAAAAAGATATTAGAAATTTATAAAACGGCAAAAACGCCGGTGTACTCTTTCGAGTTTTTCCCTCCGAAAACTCCGGAAGGAGAGACGAAATTATTCGAAGCTGTGGAAGAATTATCCAAGGTGGCCCCGGGTTATATCACTGTGACTTATGGAGCAGGTGGTTCTACTCGGGATAAAACAATCCGTATTACTTCCGAATTGGCTAAAAAATTTTCACTTCCTGCGGCGGCACATTTTACCTGCGTGGGCGGAAATAAAGACGAGATCAGAGTTATATTAAAACAAATCCGAGAATCTGGGATCGAAAACTTAATGGCTCTCCGGGGAGATCCTCCTAAGGGAGAAGAAGCTTTCAAAAAAGTAGAAGGTGGATTTGGCTACGCAAGTGAACTTATCTCTTTTATAAAACAGGAAGGTTTCGATTTTTGTATGGGAGCCGCTTGTTATCCTGAAAAACATCCGGAAGCTGCAAGTTTAGAATCCGATGTGGATAATCTAAAACGCAAAGTGGATTCGGGTGCGTCTTATCTAGTTTCTCAATTATTTTTTAAAAATTCAAATTTTGAATCTTTCCTAAATCTGATCCGTCAAAAAGGGATCAATGTGCCTGTGATTCCTGGGATTATGCCTATTACTTCTTTTACTCAAATAGAAAGATTTAAGGCAATGGCTGCCTGCGAATTTCCTGAAAAACTAGTTTCTGATCTGGAAGAAGTAAAAGATCAGCCGGAAGAATTTTATAAAAGAAGTGTTAACTTCTCAGTGAATCAGTGCCGTGAACTGGTCAAGATGGGAGCTCCAGGAATTCATCTTTATACTCTAAACCAATCTCCTGCGAGTTTGGATATAGTTAGAGAACTGAAAAATTAA
- a CDS encoding ParB/RepB/Spo0J family partition protein, with product MSSKSKRLGSLADVFQAEKLEGTIRKIRLDKIRPSESQPRQERKKGVEELAQSLDKDGLLQPILVTKKADEEFYTIIAGERRFHAASLLKWPEVECKILDKDAKETFRLAIIENLQRENLSPYEEIEAMTHLKTSFSYTDLELGNLFGKSRSYMTELLGISSLSKEDLKVCKDAGIESKNLLVQAASAAKKGTLKDFLEKFNSGELKTVKDAKTFNRAEEGGLFSPRQIETKIGSEKPVVSAYPYKIVKKGTSVIISTEDEDFLSELHKFIKKEISKKFGK from the coding sequence ATGAGCTCAAAAAGTAAAAGACTAGGCTCTCTCGCAGACGTTTTCCAGGCAGAAAAATTAGAAGGCACGATCCGCAAAATCCGCCTGGATAAGATCCGTCCTTCTGAAAGTCAGCCTAGACAAGAGAGGAAAAAAGGTGTAGAAGAACTTGCCCAAAGTTTGGACAAGGACGGACTTCTTCAGCCTATTCTAGTTACTAAAAAAGCGGATGAAGAATTTTATACAATCATCGCCGGAGAGAGAAGATTCCATGCGGCTAGCCTTCTCAAATGGCCAGAGGTAGAATGTAAAATTCTAGACAAGGACGCAAAAGAAACTTTCCGCCTAGCGATCATAGAAAACCTTCAAAGGGAAAATTTATCTCCTTATGAAGAGATAGAAGCGATGACCCATCTCAAAACTTCTTTTTCTTATACTGACCTGGAACTGGGAAATCTATTCGGGAAAAGTAGAAGTTATATGACCGAACTTTTAGGAATTTCTTCTCTCTCTAAAGAAGACCTGAAGGTTTGTAAAGATGCAGGAATAGAATCCAAAAACCTTTTAGTACAAGCAGCATCTGCGGCCAAAAAAGGGACCCTAAAAGATTTTCTGGAAAAATTCAATTCAGGCGAATTGAAAACTGTAAAAGACGCAAAAACTTTTAACAGAGCGGAAGAAGGCGGCTTATTCTCCCCTAGGCAGATTGAAACAAAAATTGGATCCGAAAAACCTGTAGTTTCTGCCTACCCTTATAAGATTGTAAAAAAAGGTACAAGCGTCATCATCTCCACCGAAGACGAAGATTTTCTTTCAGAACTTCATAAGTTCATTAAGAAAGAAATTTCCAAAAAATTCGGAAAATAA
- a CDS encoding helix-turn-helix domain-containing protein has translation MGEHFPYIKFLSDIIDSGVWATLSPAAKTLYLVLLKFSDQTFKPVWPSNESLIRLTGLKTKKSINEGKKDLVRAGLLQFVPGTGHKNSTYYFCFNYPGSRIPPQGVIFGNPGGVPGSTPGVLAGSPEGGGTGNPNNINITIHNTQNQKPSLEKKELSLDSLKERYGDEILSEAMEIAKAQGLGDNLHYIRGICKNLSGNRRPNFEHTSPIQSQDLRHSPGKEASWIGFLEWCKGNLSRSSVEVLEKVQVEPDGKTLLVKDPLPETLRMIITKYFTDKIHPSILVIFSAKAEENRVHV, from the coding sequence ATGGGCGAGCATTTTCCATATATAAAATTCCTCTCGGATATAATAGATTCCGGGGTTTGGGCCACTTTATCCCCAGCCGCGAAGACTCTTTATCTGGTCCTGCTTAAATTTAGTGACCAGACCTTTAAACCAGTCTGGCCTAGTAATGAAAGTCTGATCCGACTCACAGGCCTAAAGACTAAAAAATCTATTAATGAAGGAAAAAAAGACCTAGTAAGAGCAGGTCTTCTTCAATTTGTCCCTGGGACTGGGCATAAGAACTCCACTTATTATTTTTGCTTCAATTACCCCGGTTCCAGAATTCCACCTCAGGGGGTTATTTTTGGAAACCCCGGAGGTGTGCCAGGATCGACCCCTGGGGTGTTGGCGGGTAGCCCTGAGGGGGGTGGAACTGGAAACCCAAACAATATAAATATAACCATCCATAATACCCAAAACCAAAAACCTAGTTTAGAAAAGAAAGAGTTGAGTTTAGATTCTTTAAAGGAACGTTACGGAGATGAAATTTTGTCCGAGGCAATGGAAATTGCGAAGGCACAAGGACTAGGAGATAACTTACATTATATTCGAGGCATTTGCAAAAACCTGTCTGGAAACAGACGGCCGAATTTTGAGCATACCTCCCCTATCCAGTCCCAGGACCTGAGACATTCTCCAGGAAAAGAAGCTTCTTGGATTGGATTTCTAGAATGGTGCAAGGGGAATCTTTCTAGAAGTAGCGTGGAAGTATTGGAGAAGGTTCAGGTGGAACCGGACGGTAAGACACTTTTAGTGAAGGATCCACTTCCTGAGACACTTAGGATGATCATTACAAAGTACTTCACAGACAAAATCCACCCCTCGATACTGGTTATATTTTCTGCAAAAGCCGAAGAAAACCGGGTACATGTTTAA
- a CDS encoding ParA family protein: protein MIVVSIANQKGGEGKTTTSLNLAWGLARRGKKTLLIDIDPQANSTGIFLNPDGLEKSMHNIFQSKAKIREVMVKTEVENLNIAPSRLTLAEAETIAAIVDAPYILRDALADLEKEMDFCVIDCPPSLSIFTINALVASNFVIIPLQAEKFSVDGILGLQQTITSIKKRINPGLEIMGALVTQLKPQTLLTKTIIPVLTKYFRIFDNSISDGVAVGESHLARKSVYEYNKSSRQAQEYEGFIEEFLNELKK, encoded by the coding sequence ATGATTGTAGTATCCATCGCAAACCAAAAGGGAGGAGAAGGTAAAACCACCACCTCCCTGAATTTAGCCTGGGGTCTCGCCAGAAGAGGTAAAAAAACTCTGCTCATCGATATAGATCCTCAGGCAAATTCTACAGGGATTTTCCTGAATCCAGATGGGTTAGAAAAATCCATGCATAATATTTTCCAATCCAAAGCGAAGATCAGAGAAGTTATGGTTAAGACAGAAGTGGAGAATTTAAACATCGCCCCTTCCCGTCTAACACTTGCCGAGGCAGAAACAATTGCTGCAATTGTGGACGCACCTTATATTCTGAGAGACGCTCTTGCGGACCTGGAAAAAGAAATGGATTTTTGTGTAATCGATTGTCCGCCTAGTCTTTCCATTTTTACTATTAACGCACTTGTTGCTTCCAACTTTGTGATCATTCCTTTGCAGGCGGAAAAATTTTCCGTGGATGGAATTTTGGGACTCCAGCAAACAATCACTAGCATTAAAAAAAGGATCAACCCTGGTTTGGAAATTATGGGAGCGCTAGTTACCCAGCTCAAACCCCAGACACTTCTTACTAAAACGATCATTCCTGTTCTTACCAAATATTTCAGAATTTTTGATAATAGCATCTCTGACGGAGTGGCTGTTGGAGAATCTCACCTGGCAAGAAAGTCAGTCTATGAGTACAACAAATCCAGTCGTCAGGCCCAGGAATACGAAGGTTTCATTGAGGAATTTTTGAATGAGCTCAAAAAGTAA
- a CDS encoding discoidin domain-containing protein yields MNEESIRISHPRQVKVNEIKTKGTFEFKEGGLRSYSEQLDHPGVGVLTLVLNPGSSFNQIKLHQSEQSGTFFPDSFKFEISLDGKVWEPILQETGFRRLNKKVGQWNFSLVRANFLKLVSKVSEKEGAKFKVSIGALEVGISGVTKLEVSSEKDRFWVKENLIDERPDYGWSSVESNQPKEEFFLMDLGSISRVNELRVLSPKDGHLPFPETFTVYYSEDDLTWNQLLEENQFLSELGTWYQWRFLPTNIRFLKFVSRPRKIQNKEKYSTSIVEVELYAAPYLSELTHKPTAEPLPYATVLRSGLVRLAIDGETSEGAAVQANDRRLRDGSTEYKGIVELASDGEEKEGVVVQGNDRRLKHSTEASYGLVRLAGNGENRADRVVQGNDDRLKPSSTQSFGIVELAENGETKEGTVVQGNDDRLKHATNQKFGLVQLAPPGDASPGKVVTSDDPRLRHATTESTGILRFASNGEESADAAVQGNDKRLKISTPQSYGIVKLARSGEAKEGAVVQGDDERLRNASTEYPGIVTVAPKGKSIPGHVVSSDDPRLSDARQPLPHTHDYAPKEHDFSSHTGYLRLKGSIEAPYANISPPPENAGLAYARNESEKGAGIVGSGRFSGILGFGEKFGVRGDSASGEKESAGILGLAKRGFGGWFHSRSGHALYASGKGIPSLNETGSGKAILAEGDSDFLGTVYLQSGKGTDCIARFFPVQSSDVIAEGDLLAMGEDGKLHKSRQPNATNIVGVAVKSAALVLGDKPQAEGQWLVAIAGVVLANVEAQSYPVQPGDLLCSGLTGGHAVRVAPENLKPGALVAKSLGLQRNGRGPIQVLLCCS; encoded by the coding sequence ATGAATGAAGAATCCATCCGGATCAGCCATCCTCGACAAGTTAAAGTAAACGAAATTAAGACCAAAGGTACGTTCGAATTTAAAGAAGGAGGACTTCGTTCTTATTCTGAGCAATTGGACCATCCTGGTGTTGGGGTCTTAACCTTGGTTTTAAATCCAGGCTCTAGTTTTAATCAGATCAAATTACATCAGTCGGAACAATCCGGCACATTCTTCCCTGACTCTTTTAAATTCGAAATTTCTTTGGATGGAAAAGTTTGGGAGCCGATCCTGCAAGAAACAGGTTTCAGGAGATTGAATAAAAAAGTGGGACAATGGAATTTCTCCTTGGTCCGCGCTAACTTTCTAAAATTGGTCAGTAAGGTTTCTGAAAAAGAAGGAGCCAAATTTAAAGTTTCTATAGGTGCCTTAGAAGTTGGGATCTCAGGGGTCACTAAATTAGAAGTGAGTTCTGAGAAAGATAGATTTTGGGTAAAAGAAAATCTAATTGATGAAAGACCTGATTACGGCTGGTCTTCCGTAGAATCCAATCAGCCTAAGGAAGAATTTTTCCTCATGGATCTTGGCTCTATTAGCAGAGTGAATGAGTTGAGAGTTCTTTCGCCGAAAGACGGTCACTTACCTTTTCCGGAAACTTTTACTGTATATTATAGCGAAGACGATCTGACCTGGAATCAACTTTTGGAAGAGAACCAATTCTTATCTGAATTGGGAACTTGGTACCAATGGAGATTTTTACCTACGAATATTCGCTTTTTGAAATTCGTTTCTCGCCCTCGTAAAATCCAAAACAAAGAAAAATATTCCACAAGCATCGTAGAAGTGGAATTATACGCGGCTCCATACTTAAGCGAGCTGACTCATAAGCCTACTGCAGAGCCACTTCCCTATGCCACTGTTCTTAGATCTGGTTTAGTCCGACTTGCAATTGACGGAGAAACTTCTGAAGGTGCCGCAGTTCAGGCAAATGATAGAAGGTTGAGGGATGGTTCTACTGAGTATAAAGGTATCGTAGAACTTGCTTCCGATGGTGAAGAAAAAGAAGGTGTTGTTGTCCAAGGTAACGACAGAAGATTAAAACATTCTACCGAGGCTTCTTATGGTCTGGTTCGTTTAGCTGGGAACGGCGAAAATCGGGCAGATAGAGTTGTGCAAGGGAATGATGATCGTTTAAAGCCTTCTTCTACCCAAAGTTTTGGTATTGTGGAACTTGCAGAGAATGGTGAAACCAAAGAAGGCACTGTTGTTCAGGGGAATGATGATCGTTTAAAACATGCAACGAATCAAAAATTTGGTTTGGTTCAATTGGCTCCTCCTGGTGATGCAAGTCCTGGAAAAGTGGTCACTTCTGATGATCCAAGATTAAGACATGCTACTACAGAAAGTACAGGTATTTTAAGATTCGCTTCCAATGGAGAAGAATCTGCGGATGCAGCAGTTCAGGGAAATGATAAGAGATTAAAAATTTCTACTCCTCAGTCTTATGGGATTGTGAAGCTTGCTCGTTCCGGTGAAGCAAAAGAAGGTGCTGTTGTCCAAGGTGATGACGAAAGATTACGTAACGCGAGCACCGAATATCCAGGTATAGTAACTGTGGCGCCTAAGGGGAAATCTATCCCTGGTCATGTTGTTTCTTCTGATGATCCTAGATTGTCGGACGCAAGACAACCTCTTCCCCACACTCATGATTACGCTCCAAAAGAGCATGATTTCAGTTCTCATACTGGATATTTGAGATTAAAAGGTTCTATAGAAGCGCCTTATGCAAATATCTCCCCTCCTCCTGAAAATGCAGGACTTGCATATGCAAGAAACGAGAGCGAAAAAGGAGCAGGTATTGTAGGCTCCGGTAGATTCTCCGGGATCTTGGGCTTTGGAGAAAAATTCGGAGTTCGTGGCGATAGCGCTTCTGGAGAAAAAGAATCTGCAGGTATTTTAGGTCTGGCCAAAAGAGGATTTGGTGGATGGTTCCATTCCAGATCCGGTCACGCATTATATGCGAGTGGAAAAGGGATCCCGAGTCTGAACGAAACTGGTTCAGGAAAAGCGATCTTGGCGGAAGGAGATTCTGATTTTCTTGGAACAGTATATCTCCAATCAGGAAAAGGTACAGATTGTATCGCTAGGTTTTTCCCTGTTCAATCTTCTGATGTGATTGCGGAAGGTGATCTTCTTGCAATGGGAGAAGATGGTAAACTTCATAAATCCAGACAACCAAACGCTACCAATATTGTAGGTGTCGCAGTAAAATCTGCAGCATTAGTTTTGGGAGATAAGCCCCAGGCAGAAGGACAATGGCTTGTTGCGATTGCGGGAGTGGTTCTTGCGAATGTAGAAGCTCAATCTTATCCTGTACAGCCTGGTGATCTATTATGTTCTGGTCTTACCGGAGGCCATGCGGTCAGAGTTGCGCCTGAAAATTTAAAACCAGGTGCGCTTGTGGCAAAATCTCTGGGCTTACAAAGAAACGGCAGAGGGCCAATCCAAGTCCTACTCTGCTGCAGTTGA
- a CDS encoding 1,4-dihydroxy-6-naphthoate synthase, giving the protein MELSLAYSPCPNDTFIFYHLISAKTKAPFSIKEELYDVEQLNQFANQGKFQATKISFAALFHVADKYSLLDSGSALGRNCGPIIVKKAGSSVGTPIGKKILVPGLWTTANLLTHLYLKGDFTPVPTRYDLILDKVKNGEADFGIVIHEERFTYEKRGLAKVEDLGEWWEGTTGAHIPLGCIAIRRDIPSQTKHDLDSAIKESLALAYQNRESMYDYILKHSQTTTREVADAHIDLYVNEFSKSLGKEGERAIRLLQQKALETGLLPREKEKDLFL; this is encoded by the coding sequence ATGGAACTCAGTCTGGCATATTCTCCCTGTCCAAACGACACATTCATCTTCTATCATCTCATCTCCGCAAAAACCAAGGCGCCATTTTCGATAAAAGAAGAATTATACGATGTAGAACAACTGAACCAATTCGCGAACCAAGGAAAATTCCAGGCCACGAAAATTTCATTCGCAGCTCTATTCCATGTCGCAGACAAATATTCTCTTTTGGACAGCGGATCCGCACTTGGTAGGAACTGCGGCCCAATCATCGTAAAAAAAGCAGGCTCCTCTGTAGGAACTCCTATTGGAAAAAAAATTTTAGTCCCAGGACTTTGGACCACTGCCAACTTACTTACACATCTATACTTAAAAGGGGATTTCACACCAGTTCCCACACGCTATGACCTCATCTTGGACAAAGTAAAAAATGGAGAAGCTGACTTCGGGATTGTAATCCACGAAGAAAGATTCACTTACGAAAAAAGAGGACTCGCCAAAGTAGAAGATTTAGGAGAATGGTGGGAAGGCACAACAGGCGCACATATTCCACTCGGATGTATCGCAATCCGTAGAGATATTCCTTCTCAAACAAAACATGACCTGGATTCGGCGATTAAGGAAAGTCTAGCTCTCGCTTATCAAAACAGAGAAAGTATGTACGATTATATTTTAAAACATTCTCAAACGACGACAAGAGAAGTGGCGGATGCACATATAGATCTGTACGTGAATGAATTTTCTAAAAGTTTAGGAAAAGAAGGAGAAAGGGCAATCCGCTTATTACAGCAAAAAGCCCTCGAGACAGGATTACTTCCACGAGAAAAAGAGAAGGACTTATTCCTTTAA